A genome region from Nocardia sp. NBC_01730 includes the following:
- a CDS encoding transposase family protein, translating to MAGADVVRAKTPSGVAGCPGCGAESSSVHGYHLRTVTDLPLDGQSMVVHMLIRRLVCATNCAAERCANRCLPSSNAISHALHA from the coding sequence ATGGCCGGGGCCGATGTGGTGCGGGCCAAGACGCCGAGCGGTGTCGCCGGGTGCCCAGGTTGCGGGGCGGAGTCGAGCAGTGTCCACGGGTATCACCTGCGGACGGTGACCGATCTGCCGCTGGACGGTCAATCGATGGTCGTGCACATGCTGATTCGGCGGCTGGTGTGTGCAACAAATTGTGCCGCAGAACGTTGCGCGAACAGGTGCCTGCCGTCATCGAACGCTATCAGCCACGCACTACACGCATAA